Proteins co-encoded in one Arthrobacter sp. ERGS1:01 genomic window:
- a CDS encoding ABC transporter ATP-binding protein produces MDPAAPDLAAITPVEALVVDDDVAEAAAAERDIDVAVGDDLVEVKNLTIKFGGLVALDNVSFTIKRGEILGLIGPNGAGKTTCFNAMTGVYKPTSGQVLLEGHVLNGMKQHRITRAGLARTFQNIRLFGEMTALENVVVGLDARHRTSVVGALLRLPRHVREEKSAIERGMALLEFVGIANDAGTLSRNLSYGSQRRLEIARALATDPKLLCLDEPAAGFNPAEKEELMALIRTIRDDGYTVLLIEHDMKLVMGVTDRIVVLEFGKKIADDIPSVIREDPKVVSAYLGEPEDDAA; encoded by the coding sequence GTGGACCCGGCCGCTCCTGACCTTGCCGCCATTACACCGGTGGAGGCGCTGGTGGTGGACGATGACGTCGCCGAGGCCGCGGCCGCGGAACGTGACATTGACGTTGCCGTCGGTGACGACCTCGTCGAGGTGAAGAACCTGACCATCAAGTTCGGCGGCCTCGTAGCGTTGGACAATGTCAGCTTCACCATCAAGCGCGGGGAGATCCTCGGGCTGATCGGTCCCAACGGCGCCGGCAAGACCACTTGCTTCAACGCCATGACGGGGGTGTACAAGCCCACCAGCGGCCAGGTGCTGCTGGAGGGCCACGTCCTCAACGGCATGAAGCAGCACAGGATCACCCGGGCGGGCCTGGCCCGCACCTTCCAGAACATCCGCCTCTTTGGCGAGATGACGGCCCTGGAAAACGTGGTGGTGGGCCTGGACGCCCGGCACCGGACGTCCGTGGTGGGTGCCTTGTTGCGCCTGCCCCGCCACGTCCGGGAGGAGAAGTCGGCCATCGAACGGGGCATGGCGCTGCTGGAATTCGTGGGCATCGCCAACGATGCCGGAACCCTCTCGCGCAACCTCTCCTACGGCAGCCAGCGCCGCCTGGAGATTGCCCGCGCACTGGCGACCGACCCGAAGCTGTTGTGCCTGGATGAGCCCGCGGCCGGGTTCAACCCGGCTGAAAAGGAAGAGCTCATGGCGCTCATCCGGACCATCCGCGACGACGGCTACACGGTGCTTTTGATCGAGCACGACATGAAACTTGTCATGGGCGTGACCGACAGGATCGTGGTGCTCGAGTTTGGCAAGAAGATTGCCGATGACATCCCGTCCGTGATCAGGGAAGACCCCAAGGTCGTTTCCGCCTACCTGGGAGAGCCCGAAGATGACGCTGCTTGA
- a CDS encoding ABC transporter ATP-binding protein has protein sequence MTLLELKDVSVHYGRIQAIHNMSFTVNEGEIVSLIGANGAGKTTTMKTISGLLNPSHGTIKFDGADITKMKAHIRVVQGISQAPEGRGIFPAMTVVENLDMGTFGRKDRTGVSEDLDRVFTLFPRLKEREKQFGGTMSGGEQQMLAIGRALMSRPKLLLLDEPSMGLAPQFIRQIFKIITEINSQGTTVLLVEQNANQALARAHRAFVLETGEITHSGTGKELLANPAIKEAYLGVG, from the coding sequence ATGACGCTGCTTGAACTGAAGGACGTATCCGTCCACTACGGCCGGATCCAGGCCATCCACAACATGTCGTTCACGGTGAACGAAGGCGAGATCGTGTCGCTGATCGGTGCCAACGGCGCCGGCAAGACCACCACCATGAAAACGATCTCCGGGCTGCTGAACCCGTCCCACGGGACCATCAAGTTCGACGGCGCCGACATCACGAAGATGAAGGCTCACATCCGGGTGGTCCAGGGCATCTCCCAGGCGCCGGAAGGCCGGGGCATCTTCCCGGCCATGACGGTCGTGGAGAACCTGGACATGGGAACGTTTGGCCGCAAGGACAGGACGGGGGTGTCCGAAGACCTGGACCGGGTTTTCACCTTGTTTCCACGCCTGAAGGAGCGCGAAAAGCAGTTTGGCGGCACCATGAGCGGCGGTGAGCAGCAGATGCTGGCCATCGGCCGCGCCCTGATGTCGCGGCCCAAGCTGCTGCTGTTGGACGAGCCCTCCATGGGCTTGGCTCCGCAGTTCATCCGGCAGATCTTCAAGATCATCACCGAGATCAACAGCCAGGGCACCACCGTGCTGCTCGTGGAGCAAAACGCCAACCAGGCCCTCGCCCGGGCCCACCGGGCGTTCGTGCTCGAGACCGGCGAGATCACCCACAGCGGCACGGGCAAGGAACTGCTCGCCAACCCGGCCATCAAGGAGGCCTACCTCGGCGTCGGGTAA
- a CDS encoding Gfo/Idh/MocA family protein — MTTPRFVPRPDWYDTFNPETLAATGTPLRWGVVATGGIAGTVTADLALLEDAVLQSVSSRSKASAEAFAAKFGFASSYYDGGTDGTAGAGYLQLVSDPAVDVVYIATPHAQHYDIAKAALEAGKHVLCEKALTITAAEARALIELARSRKLFLMEAVWARFVPGFQRALEIIESGEIGEVKWVLADLGFPAPLDDTARIWAPADGGGALLDISVYPLLWAWGTLGKPASVSATGELTALGVDAQNTLTLGYESGAQAQLISYLSSHGPRVATVSGTKGYIETVDSVNNPKGLRVSVGWSEERTERFEYPGSGYTYQLREVTRSIQAGLTESATMPLDDSLAIMELFDEARRQMGVSYPNDARTDV, encoded by the coding sequence ATGACCACTCCCCGTTTTGTCCCCCGCCCCGACTGGTATGACACCTTCAATCCGGAGACCCTTGCGGCGACCGGCACTCCGCTGCGCTGGGGCGTGGTGGCCACCGGCGGCATCGCCGGTACCGTCACGGCGGACCTTGCCCTGTTGGAGGACGCCGTCCTGCAGTCCGTCAGCTCACGCAGCAAGGCCAGTGCCGAGGCTTTTGCCGCGAAGTTCGGCTTTGCGTCGTCGTACTACGACGGCGGCACGGACGGCACGGCGGGCGCCGGCTACCTCCAGCTGGTGTCCGACCCAGCCGTCGACGTCGTCTACATCGCGACCCCGCACGCCCAGCACTACGACATCGCCAAGGCCGCCCTGGAGGCGGGCAAGCACGTCTTGTGCGAAAAGGCGCTGACCATCACGGCCGCCGAGGCCCGGGCCCTGATCGAACTGGCCCGGTCAAGGAAGTTGTTCCTCATGGAAGCCGTGTGGGCGCGGTTCGTGCCCGGATTCCAGCGGGCCCTGGAGATCATCGAATCCGGCGAAATCGGCGAGGTCAAATGGGTTCTCGCCGATCTCGGCTTCCCGGCGCCGCTGGATGACACCGCCCGCATCTGGGCCCCGGCCGACGGCGGCGGCGCCCTGCTGGACATCTCCGTCTACCCGCTGCTGTGGGCGTGGGGAACGCTGGGCAAGCCGGCCTCGGTTTCCGCGACGGGCGAGCTGACGGCCCTCGGCGTCGACGCCCAGAACACGCTGACCCTCGGCTACGAATCCGGTGCGCAGGCCCAGCTCATCAGCTACCTGAGCTCGCACGGACCCCGCGTGGCCACGGTCTCCGGCACCAAGGGTTACATCGAGACCGTCGACTCGGTCAACAACCCCAAGGGCCTGCGCGTCTCGGTCGGCTGGTCCGAGGAGCGCACCGAGCGCTTTGAGTACCCCGGCAGCGGCTACACCTACCAGCTGCGCGAGGTGACCCGCAGCATCCAGGCGGGACTGACCGAAAGCGCCACGATGCCCCTGGATGACTCCCTGGCCATCATGGAACTCTTCGACGAAGCCCGCCGCCAGATGGGCGTCAGCTACCCCAACGACGCCCGCACGGACGTCTAA
- a CDS encoding carbohydrate ABC transporter permease yields MTTATVDNKNRLRSAEDMASDAKRDGKRRMNRTLKYALLLFFVIMVLLPAYVLIITSFKGTADADPSRAWFLPKVWETGGWVKAWTTLAPSLGRTLVLVVPSALISAFLGSINGYVLSKWRFPGANIIFTMILFGMFIPYQAVMIPLTQLVSDLGVPQGIPSLMLLHVVYGLPICTLIFRNYYASVPDELIEAARMDGAGILRTYGSVILPVSMPGFVVVLIWQFTSAWNDYLFAAFFSSGRNGPVTIALSFLAGGQLTDYAASMAGALIASVPTLIVYILLGKYFVGGLMSGSVKG; encoded by the coding sequence ATGACTACCGCAACGGTGGACAACAAGAACCGTCTCCGGTCCGCGGAGGACATGGCCTCGGACGCCAAGCGTGACGGCAAGCGCCGCATGAACCGCACCCTGAAGTACGCGCTGTTGCTGTTCTTCGTCATCATGGTGCTTCTGCCCGCCTACGTGCTGATCATCACCAGCTTCAAGGGCACCGCCGACGCCGACCCGTCGCGCGCCTGGTTCCTGCCGAAGGTCTGGGAGACGGGCGGCTGGGTCAAGGCCTGGACCACCCTGGCCCCGTCCCTGGGCCGCACCTTGGTGCTGGTGGTCCCGTCCGCCTTGATCTCCGCCTTCCTTGGCTCCATCAACGGCTATGTGCTCTCCAAGTGGCGTTTCCCCGGCGCCAACATCATCTTCACGATGATCTTGTTCGGCATGTTCATCCCGTACCAGGCCGTCATGATCCCACTGACCCAGCTGGTCAGCGACCTGGGTGTCCCCCAGGGCATCCCCTCGCTGATGTTGCTGCACGTGGTGTACGGCCTGCCGATCTGTACGTTGATCTTCCGCAACTACTACGCGTCGGTTCCGGACGAGCTGATCGAGGCCGCCCGCATGGACGGCGCCGGGATCCTGCGCACCTACGGCTCGGTCATCCTGCCCGTCTCGATGCCGGGCTTCGTGGTGGTGCTGATCTGGCAGTTCACCTCCGCCTGGAACGACTACCTGTTCGCCGCGTTCTTCTCCTCCGGCCGCAACGGCCCCGTCACGATCGCGTTGTCCTTCCTGGCCGGCGGCCAGCTGACGGACTACGCGGCGTCCATGGCCGGAGCCCTCATCGCCTCCGTGCCCACCCTTATTGTCTACATCCTGTTGGGCAAGTACTTCGTGGGCGGACTCATGAGCGGCTCCGTCAAGGGCTGA
- a CDS encoding carbohydrate ABC transporter permease gives MLKRAKTWGPGVLLLAPTIILVGVFVYWLIIENFRVSLTNQHTAKPSSKYVGFENYSNLLADPNFQHSLMNLLILTVVFLGGTLIFGFLWAWILEQPAKGEGFFRSVYLFPMSISFIASGVVWRWLLSSLQTSQPGGERTTGLNRLLDSVGLGALQNDWWSNPNWGIAAIAVPAIWQLSGYVMALFLAGFRGIPDELREAARIDGCSEWKLYRHVIFPQLSPVMLSAVIIIGHMSLKLFDLIRAIVPDANTYDVQVPATLMWVKYIGSDYADAAAIGSILLVLVALVVIPYLIHTSRAEKR, from the coding sequence GTGTTAAAACGCGCAAAAACATGGGGGCCCGGCGTCCTGCTGCTTGCCCCCACCATCATCCTCGTTGGCGTTTTCGTCTACTGGCTGATCATTGAAAACTTCCGTGTCAGCCTGACCAACCAGCACACGGCCAAACCCAGCAGCAAATACGTGGGCTTCGAGAACTACTCGAACCTTCTGGCGGACCCCAACTTCCAGCATTCACTGATGAACCTGCTGATCCTGACGGTCGTCTTCCTCGGCGGAACCCTGATCTTTGGCTTCCTGTGGGCCTGGATCCTGGAACAGCCGGCCAAGGGCGAGGGCTTCTTCCGCTCCGTCTACCTGTTCCCCATGTCGATCTCCTTCATCGCCTCCGGCGTGGTGTGGCGCTGGCTGCTTTCAAGCCTGCAGACATCCCAGCCCGGCGGTGAACGCACCACCGGCCTGAACCGCCTCCTGGACAGCGTGGGCCTCGGCGCCCTGCAAAACGACTGGTGGTCCAACCCGAACTGGGGCATCGCCGCCATCGCCGTGCCCGCCATCTGGCAGCTTTCCGGCTACGTCATGGCCTTGTTCCTGGCCGGTTTCCGCGGCATCCCGGACGAGCTGCGCGAGGCCGCCCGGATCGACGGCTGCAGCGAATGGAAGCTGTACCGCCACGTGATCTTCCCTCAACTGAGCCCGGTCATGCTCTCCGCCGTCATCATCATCGGCCACATGTCCTTGAAGCTGTTCGACCTCATCCGCGCGATCGTCCCCGATGCGAACACCTACGACGTCCAGGTGCCCGCCACCTTGATGTGGGTCAAGTACATCGGCAGCGACTACGCCGACGCCGCGGCCATCGGGTCCATCTTGCTGGTGCTCGTGGCCCTGGTGGTCATCCCCTACCTCATCCACACCTCACGAGCGGAGAAGCGCTAA
- a CDS encoding ABC transporter substrate-binding protein: MRRRLSLLAGVAVLGLSLAACGGGSDNSTSDNINPKDATGKVGVFTWWADGSEKAGLDALVKVFGADYPKLAFDNLAVAGGAGSQAKSVLAAQLKAGNPPDSFQAHAGAELQDYIDADQIEDLTGFYKDNDLTSQFPKDLIDRLTVDGKIYSVPSNIHRANVVWANVDVLKKAGLDPAKPATDLAGWFADMDKIKATGKTPLAVAGSWTQVQLFENILLSSLGVDGYNGLWDGKTDWKGADVKTAIQAYEKALSYTNTDRDSLSDWAPATQLVEDGAAAYNVMGDWAEAKFEQDGKKPGTDYAYFATPGTAGTFDFLADSFTLPKGAPNPAGAKAWLATIGSASGQAAFNKVKGSIPANTTAKTDDFSEYQKSAIKDFSQDKIVSSLAHGAAVPVAWLNDLSTAVSKFGGDKNVDGLQSSAADIAAKFAK, from the coding sequence ATGCGACGTCGTCTATCGTTGCTGGCCGGAGTTGCAGTGCTGGGGCTTTCCCTGGCAGCCTGTGGCGGCGGCAGCGACAACAGCACCAGTGACAACATCAACCCCAAAGACGCAACCGGAAAGGTCGGTGTCTTCACCTGGTGGGCTGATGGTTCCGAGAAGGCCGGTTTGGACGCGCTCGTAAAGGTATTCGGCGCCGATTACCCGAAGCTCGCCTTTGACAACCTCGCTGTTGCCGGCGGCGCCGGTTCGCAGGCCAAGAGCGTCCTGGCCGCCCAGCTGAAGGCCGGCAACCCGCCGGATTCCTTCCAGGCCCACGCCGGTGCCGAGCTCCAGGACTACATCGACGCCGACCAGATCGAGGATCTGACCGGCTTCTACAAGGACAACGACCTCACCTCGCAGTTTCCCAAGGACCTCATCGACCGCCTGACGGTTGACGGCAAGATCTACTCCGTGCCCTCCAACATCCACCGCGCCAACGTGGTGTGGGCCAATGTGGACGTCCTGAAGAAGGCCGGCCTGGACCCGGCCAAGCCGGCCACCGACCTTGCCGGCTGGTTCGCCGACATGGACAAGATCAAGGCCACCGGCAAGACCCCCCTGGCCGTGGCGGGTTCCTGGACCCAGGTCCAGCTGTTTGAAAACATCCTGCTTTCCAGCCTCGGCGTGGATGGCTACAACGGCCTGTGGGACGGCAAGACCGACTGGAAGGGTGCCGACGTCAAGACGGCCATCCAGGCCTACGAGAAGGCACTGTCGTACACCAACACGGACCGCGACTCCCTCAGCGACTGGGCCCCGGCCACGCAGCTCGTTGAAGACGGCGCCGCAGCCTACAACGTCATGGGCGACTGGGCCGAAGCCAAGTTCGAGCAGGACGGCAAGAAGCCCGGCACCGACTACGCCTACTTCGCCACCCCCGGCACGGCAGGCACCTTCGACTTCCTGGCCGACTCCTTCACCCTGCCCAAGGGCGCCCCGAACCCGGCCGGCGCCAAGGCATGGCTGGCCACGATCGGTTCGGCCTCCGGCCAGGCCGCGTTCAACAAGGTCAAGGGTTCCATCCCAGCCAACACCACGGCCAAGACCGATGACTTCTCCGAGTACCAGAAGAGCGCCATCAAGGACTTCAGCCAGGACAAGATCGTCTCTTCCCTGGCTCACGGCGCTGCCGTGCCCGTTGCCTGGTTGAACGACCTCAGCACCGCCGTCAGCAAGTTCGGCGGCGACAAGAACGTCGATGGCCTGCAGTCCTCCGCTGCCGACATCGCCGCGAAGTTCGCCAAGTAA
- a CDS encoding ROK family transcriptional regulator, whose amino-acid sequence MSPESTPPGSSPKPGSQSALRKRNEQRITEVLRESGPLPQAELARVTGLSTATISNIVKTMVSAGVAETHPITSSGRRALAVTLLEAQQVAAGIDFGRSHVRVVLAGPGLTLRAERFQALPVGHLAAESISAAAVILAELLAENNIPRHLVMGAGVGVPGPVDHRTGTVIRGAILPEWVGLNIASALRDALDMPIYGDNDANLGALAQITWGEHRGIRDLTFLKIGSGIGAGLILNGSPYYGHTGITGEIGHATIFDQGLVCRCGNRGCLETVASTAIMIELLSREEPHPLTVRDIIARAKAQDTATLRVLDDAGTAVGRAMANVANMINPEVIVVGGPLAPLGEVLLGPIRRGLIRHAVPTIGESTTVVMSSLGDRAEALGAAALVFAQGRHGQA is encoded by the coding sequence GTTCGCAGTCCGCCCTTCGCAAGCGCAACGAACAACGCATCACCGAGGTCCTGCGTGAGAGCGGGCCGCTTCCGCAGGCCGAACTGGCACGGGTCACCGGATTGTCCACGGCCACGATCTCGAACATCGTCAAGACCATGGTTTCCGCCGGCGTGGCCGAAACGCACCCCATCACCAGTTCCGGGCGTCGGGCACTTGCCGTGACACTGCTGGAGGCCCAACAAGTGGCCGCCGGCATCGACTTTGGCCGCAGCCACGTCCGTGTGGTGCTGGCCGGCCCCGGCCTGACGCTGCGGGCCGAACGCTTCCAAGCGCTGCCCGTGGGCCACTTGGCGGCCGAGAGCATCTCCGCGGCCGCCGTCATCCTGGCCGAGCTGCTGGCCGAGAACAACATTCCGCGCCACCTCGTGATGGGCGCCGGCGTCGGGGTTCCGGGCCCCGTCGACCACCGCACGGGCACCGTGATCCGGGGCGCCATCCTGCCGGAATGGGTGGGCCTGAACATCGCATCGGCCCTCCGGGACGCCCTTGACATGCCCATCTACGGTGACAACGACGCCAACCTTGGCGCACTCGCACAGATCACCTGGGGCGAGCATCGGGGCATTCGCGACCTGACGTTCCTGAAGATCGGCAGCGGCATCGGCGCCGGACTGATCCTCAACGGCTCGCCTTACTACGGCCACACGGGGATCACGGGAGAGATCGGCCACGCAACCATCTTCGACCAGGGCCTGGTGTGCCGCTGCGGCAATCGAGGCTGCCTGGAAACCGTCGCCTCAACCGCCATCATGATTGAGCTGCTCAGCCGCGAGGAGCCCCACCCGCTGACCGTCAGGGACATCATTGCCCGCGCCAAGGCCCAGGACACGGCAACCCTGCGCGTCCTTGACGACGCCGGCACGGCCGTGGGGCGCGCCATGGCCAATGTGGCCAACATGATCAACCCGGAGGTCATCGTGGTGGGCGGCCCCTTGGCCCCCTTGGGCGAAGTACTGCTGGGCCCGATCCGCCGCGGCCTGATCCGGCACGCCGTGCCAACCATCGGCGAGAGCACCACCGTCGTCATGTCCTCCCTGGGCGACCGGGCCGAGGCCCTCGGCGCGGCGGCGCTCGTCTTTGCGCAGGGCCGGCACGGGCAGGCCTAA